In the genome of Gloeotrichia echinulata CP02, one region contains:
- a CDS encoding tRNA (cytidine(34)-2'-O)-methyltransferase encodes MPQVVLVNPQIPPNTGNIARTCAATGTELHLVGPLGFEISDRYLKRAGLDYWPYVNLHNHESLEAFKNIHHNRGGRLLGFTVHGSVNYVKFQFLANDWLLFGSETTGLPPAVLSACDAQLYIPMTQPHVRSLNLSVSVSIGLFEARRQLGYLD; translated from the coding sequence ATGCCTCAGGTAGTATTAGTTAACCCACAAATTCCGCCGAATACAGGCAATATTGCGCGTACCTGTGCGGCTACGGGCACAGAATTACATTTGGTGGGGCCTTTAGGCTTTGAAATTAGCGATCGCTACCTCAAAAGAGCCGGTTTAGATTACTGGCCATACGTCAATTTGCACAATCATGAATCCCTAGAAGCCTTTAAAAACATACATCACAACCGTGGAGGTAGATTGTTGGGGTTCACGGTTCATGGCAGTGTTAATTATGTGAAATTTCAATTCCTGGCCAATGATTGGCTGCTGTTTGGTAGTGAAACCACAGGCTTACCACCAGCAGTGCTGTCAGCCTGTGACGCTCAACTTTATATTCCCATGACTCAACCTCACGTTCGCAGCCTAAATCTTTCTGTGAGTGTGTCAATTGGATTGTTTGAAGCCCGTCGCCAGTTGGGTTATTTAGATTAG
- a CDS encoding peptidoglycan DD-metalloendopeptidase family protein, protein MKRALKKRVKAVLKNTPSIDGVPVEQANEVNSQINHRVRKAAMIGLAISMGATSLLVTQQSDQAQAAAPAGSEKVASTNSAAPDNEVKFATTKLESLNVSSASVPENPVIVEPTAISQVPGLEAKLQGTASGKSVQFPASSADPATTAPYKTSLAQQPQVAQGMQTIQNLSSGNGVVGSQKLLTTQPQTVITESKVAIGEVNAQLKAQQEFALNRLQEKSNRLRQSLTQLRSGESQNLSQPTISLAQPANVVDKAAQVSVNNSATEQSPTSTETSQTSLVSRLKQSRATGASLATPTLASPKFVAPSASAAYEVKPGDTLAAIASNYGTSVSELAKANNLSNPNQLQISQKLTIPAAGVEQNTVSVPTVAINPSVVQPGATPKVATSPVNQASVPVSSQLSIIANNSNVTVPTPVSTISPQTVPNLGNSYGMGGDTPVPKVFAEIQLAQKQESVAGTKSNKRLQSLQTEIERLRQKYRAQQSGVVLPPDSETNNPAVEIPVANSSNFAVSSPSYQRNAVQIPVPAPIGMTNYSTQPVQPLYRATRPSSEPVNPEFLPNQASGQWTPSGNASDSLGKMRGTNVSPALPPLAAVDQYLPRTIDENTPPPSTSSVGYIWPAKGVFTSGFGMRWGRPHRGIDVANSTGTPIYASADGVVQKAGWNNGGYGNLVEIRHADGSMTRYGHNSRILVQAGQQVRQGETVALMGSTGFSTGPHTHFEIHPAGKGAVNPIAFLPNRV, encoded by the coding sequence TTGAAACGAGCATTGAAAAAGAGAGTGAAAGCTGTGCTGAAAAATACCCCCAGCATTGATGGTGTGCCAGTAGAGCAGGCAAACGAGGTTAATTCTCAGATTAACCACCGAGTACGAAAAGCTGCCATGATCGGCTTGGCAATCTCAATGGGAGCAACCAGCCTGCTGGTAACTCAACAAAGCGATCAAGCCCAAGCAGCGGCTCCTGCAGGTAGCGAAAAGGTTGCCTCAACAAATTCTGCTGCTCCTGACAATGAGGTGAAATTTGCTACCACAAAGCTGGAGAGCCTAAACGTCTCCTCAGCCAGCGTGCCGGAAAATCCCGTCATAGTGGAACCCACAGCAATTTCACAGGTGCCTGGGCTAGAAGCTAAATTGCAAGGAACCGCCAGTGGGAAGTCTGTCCAATTTCCAGCCTCATCAGCAGATCCAGCAACAACAGCACCTTACAAAACTTCTCTGGCGCAGCAACCCCAAGTAGCCCAGGGGATGCAAACCATCCAAAACCTCTCTAGTGGTAATGGTGTTGTGGGTAGTCAAAAATTGCTGACTACTCAACCACAAACAGTCATCACAGAGAGCAAAGTCGCTATTGGTGAAGTTAATGCTCAACTGAAAGCGCAGCAAGAGTTTGCACTAAACCGCTTACAAGAGAAATCGAACCGCTTAAGACAGAGTTTGACACAGTTACGGTCTGGAGAAAGCCAAAATTTATCACAACCTACTATCAGTTTGGCGCAGCCAGCGAATGTAGTTGATAAAGCAGCCCAGGTCAGTGTTAACAACAGTGCCACAGAACAGTCACCAACATCTACAGAAACCAGCCAAACTAGCCTGGTTTCGAGGTTAAAACAGTCAAGAGCCACAGGTGCATCCCTCGCAACGCCTACATTAGCCTCACCAAAATTTGTTGCGCCATCAGCGTCTGCAGCCTACGAAGTTAAACCTGGAGATACATTAGCGGCGATCGCTAGCAATTACGGTACTTCGGTCTCAGAATTAGCTAAGGCAAATAATCTCAGCAATCCCAATCAACTGCAAATTAGTCAAAAACTGACAATTCCTGCGGCTGGGGTTGAACAAAACACTGTCAGCGTTCCTACTGTAGCAATTAACCCCAGTGTTGTGCAGCCCGGTGCTACGCCCAAGGTAGCTACCTCCCCAGTGAACCAGGCTAGTGTACCTGTTAGTTCACAGTTATCAATCATTGCCAATAACAGCAATGTGACTGTACCGACACCAGTATCTACTATCAGTCCACAAACAGTTCCTAACCTTGGTAACTCCTATGGTATGGGTGGTGACACACCAGTACCAAAAGTTTTTGCCGAAATTCAACTGGCTCAAAAACAAGAGTCGGTAGCAGGGACAAAAAGTAATAAACGTCTGCAAAGCTTACAAACAGAAATCGAAAGATTACGCCAAAAATACCGCGCCCAACAGTCTGGTGTAGTTTTACCGCCAGATAGCGAAACTAATAATCCTGCGGTGGAGATTCCCGTTGCTAATAGCAGTAATTTTGCGGTATCCAGCCCCAGTTATCAACGGAATGCGGTACAGATTCCCGTTCCTGCACCGATTGGGATGACTAACTATAGCACCCAACCAGTTCAGCCTTTATACCGAGCAACTAGACCCAGTAGTGAGCCAGTAAATCCAGAGTTCTTACCTAACCAAGCCTCTGGACAGTGGACTCCCTCTGGTAATGCATCTGACTCCTTAGGCAAAATGCGCGGAACTAACGTTTCCCCAGCATTACCACCTTTGGCAGCAGTTGATCAATACCTGCCCAGAACGATTGACGAAAACACACCGCCTCCTTCCACCTCATCAGTAGGTTACATTTGGCCAGCAAAGGGTGTTTTCACCTCTGGCTTTGGTATGCGCTGGGGACGCCCCCACAGAGGTATTGATGTTGCCAACTCCACTGGTACACCAATTTACGCCTCCGCTGACGGTGTGGTACAAAAAGCAGGCTGGAATAACGGTGGCTACGGTAACCTCGTAGAAATCCGCCATGCTGATGGTAGCATGACTCGATATGGCCACAACAGCCGGATTTTGGTACAGGCTGGTCAACAGGTGCGTCAAGGAGAAACTGTTGCTCTTATGGGTAGCACTGGTTTCAGCACAGGTCCACACACCCACTTTGAAATCCATCCAGCAGGCAAAGGCGCAGTTAACCCCATAGCCTTCCTACCCAACCGCGTCTAA
- the gshA gene encoding glutamate--cysteine ligase: MVLSKGFEIEMYTGTPQGEIVGLSDKIVGVIDGFVREPDSRNVEYTTKPLLNYEQLLCALLSPRRNLRNYIKRLGDYTLIPGSTLSLGDSDRFFRSDPTNPYHDYIEQTYGTNVVTASVHINIGISDPELLMRACRVIRMEAPLFLALSASSPFLDSQATGYHSTRWAMFPQTPTHVPLFVSHAHHIQWVEAQLATGTMQNVRHLWSSVRPNGDRRPYDLNRLELRICDLVTDPIALLAITALLEARLLQIMEDPRIDPLTQSTLTPAELIHLTASNEAAAATASLDAQLRHWQDGRIILARDWIAQLYQEVWAIAKQQGFSCFLSPLHKILLAGNEAQQWLQLHKVGFDTQRVITQAMITTLDREIELEHKLCSPLMA, from the coding sequence GTGGTCTTATCAAAAGGCTTTGAGATTGAGATGTACACTGGCACACCTCAAGGTGAAATCGTCGGTCTCTCAGACAAAATTGTCGGGGTAATAGATGGATTTGTCCGGGAGCCAGATAGCCGCAACGTAGAATACACAACAAAACCGCTGCTTAATTATGAGCAACTGTTGTGTGCGCTGCTGAGTCCGCGCCGGAACCTGCGAAATTACATCAAGCGCTTAGGTGATTATACCCTGATTCCAGGGAGTACCCTGTCTTTGGGTGACAGCGATCGCTTTTTTCGTTCCGATCCAACTAACCCCTACCATGACTACATTGAGCAAACCTACGGTACAAACGTAGTCACCGCCAGCGTTCATATCAATATTGGCATCAGTGACCCAGAATTATTAATGCGGGCTTGTCGGGTGATCCGCATGGAAGCGCCTTTATTCCTCGCCCTCAGCGCCTCATCTCCCTTCCTCGATAGTCAAGCTACCGGCTATCACTCCACCCGCTGGGCTATGTTCCCCCAAACCCCCACCCATGTGCCTTTATTCGTCAGCCACGCCCATCATATTCAGTGGGTGGAAGCACAACTGGCTACAGGGACAATGCAAAACGTACGCCATTTGTGGTCATCGGTTCGACCCAATGGCGATCGCCGTCCCTATGACCTCAATCGCCTGGAACTACGCATTTGCGATTTAGTCACAGATCCCATCGCCTTGCTCGCAATTACGGCCTTGCTAGAAGCTCGATTGTTGCAGATAATGGAAGACCCCCGAATCGATCCGTTAACCCAAAGCACCCTCACACCCGCAGAACTTATTCACCTGACTGCTAGCAATGAAGCAGCAGCGGCTACTGCTAGTCTCGATGCCCAACTTAGGCATTGGCAAGACGGCAGAATCATCCTAGCCAGAGATTGGATTGCCCAACTATACCAAGAAGTTTGGGCGATCGCCAAACAACAAGGCTTTAGTTGTTTCCTATCCCCGTTACACAAAATTCTCCTCGCAGGTAATGAAGCCCAACAGTGGTTACAGCTGCATAAAGTCGGTTTTGACACTCAGCGCGTCATCACCCAGGCGATGATTACTACCCTTGACCGGGAAATCGAGTTAGAGCATAAATTGTGTTCCCCCCTGATGGCTTAA